Sequence from the Segatella copri genome:
ACAGACAGAACCAGCAGAACAGAACTGTAGCTCAGAACAAGCCGGCACAGCAGAAAGCCAATGTAGCCGATGCGCCTGTCTTCAAGCTTCAGATATTTGTCAGCAACCGCACGCTCCGCAAGGGCGATGCCCATTTCAAGGGCGAAACCGGTTATGACAGTTATCAGGAAGGCAATATGGTGAAATATACGATGGGAGCCTCTACCAACTATAATGAGATTTTCCGCTTGCGCAAGACGCTTGCCGAGAAGTTCCCGGAAGCTTTCATCATAGCTTTCAAGAATGGAAAGAAATATGATGTGAATCAGGCTATACGTGAGTTCAAACAGAACAGAAACCGCTGATTGACCTGAGTAAGGATAAGATATAAGCACGAATATATAAAGAGATAAATATGAAGCTAACAAAAGAAATCAAGATAGCTCTTGTAGCTATTGTCGGTATTTTGGTTATGTATTTCGGAATCAATTTTCTGAAAGGCATGAATCTGTTCTCTACCAACAACGCCTACTATATGACGTTTGATGACATCCAGGGACTGGGTGCCTCTACGCCTATTTATGCGGATGGTTATAAGGTAGGTACCGTGGATGGTTTGGAATATGATTACAAGGAGAATGGTCCTATCAAAGTAAAGGTGGATATTAACAAGGATTTGAGAATCCCGCAGGGCAGTAAAGCCGAGATAGTAAAAGACCTGATGGGTAACCTGCAGGTGAATCTGCTTCTGGCAAACAATCCGCGCGAAAGAGTAGAACCGGGTGGTATCATTCCGGGTGCTGTAAACGGAGGCATGATGGATAAGGCTGCCAACCTGGTTCCGGTAGTGGAAAAGATGTTGCCAAAACTGGATTCTATCCTTACCAGCGTGAATGCGCTGCTGGCTGACCCGGCTCTGGCTGCTTCGCTGCATAATGTGGAAACCATCACAAGCAACCTCACCGTTTCTACACGTGAGTTGAATACGCTGATGGCGGGACTTAACAAACAGGTTCCGGGTATGATAGGAAAGGCAAATGGCGTGCTGGATAATACCAACCGTCTCACAGCTAATCTGGCCAGTCTTGATGTGCAGGGCACTTTGAACAAGGTGAACCAGACTTTGGAGAGTGCTCATCAGTTTACTGAGAAGCTGAACAGCAACCAGGGCAGCCTCGGATTGCTGATGAACGATACCAAGCTGTACGACAATCTGA
This genomic interval carries:
- a CDS encoding MlaD family protein; translated protein: MKLTKEIKIALVAIVGILVMYFGINFLKGMNLFSTNNAYYMTFDDIQGLGASTPIYADGYKVGTVDGLEYDYKENGPIKVKVDINKDLRIPQGSKAEIVKDLMGNLQVNLLLANNPRERVEPGGIIPGAVNGGMMDKAANLVPVVEKMLPKLDSILTSVNALLADPALAASLHNVETITSNLTVSTRELNTLMAGLNKQVPGMIGKANGVLDNTNRLTANLASLDVQGTLNKVNQTLESAHQFTEKLNSNQGSLGLLMNDTKLYDNLTSTMSHADSLVIDLKAHPKRYVHFSVFGRKDK